Proteins encoded within one genomic window of Trichomycterus rosablanca isolate fTriRos1 chromosome 7, fTriRos1.hap1, whole genome shotgun sequence:
- the LOC134318547 gene encoding transmembrane protein 132C-like isoform X4, whose protein sequence is MVRRLWTVLVILGLLRVTESRIPESLQRYSFSPTYLPVQYQLINTESSFFLKEATQDFMRNSSFLSRTEPLFIQQARKPPSLRASYGALFVEQPVPLELLQPSGSMMASSTLFTFNWKVQTFILREKIHLDKPNIQVLFYIAGRDWDDYSIVDKLPCLRMFAFHETQEVRAICRLQGELGACVAELEPPASWFAPPSVVPGRQKSSDLTEGNQVALYYSLTSAQNSQCLGKDSASRNPGQPGQEESFGSAASTPMRRIGSVRLFRTPAVPELAEQRMDGNFAVLVPSAPVRPRESVSAFVAAAPYSPVEMFTLR, encoded by the coding sequence TTACAGAGAGCCGAATCCCAGAGAGTCTCCAGCGTTACTCATTTTCACCCACGTACCTGCCTGTTCAATACCAGCTCATCAACACAGAGTCCTCATTCTTCCTTAAGGAGGCCACCCAGGACTTCATGCGCAACTCAAGCTTTCTCTCCCGTACCGAGCCGCTGTTTATCCAACAGGCGAGGAAACCCCCGAGCCTCCGAGCCAGCTACGGTGCGCTCTTTGTGGAGCAGCCCGTTCCTCTGGAGCTCCTTCAGCCTTCAGGCTCCATGATGGCCTCCTCAACGCTCTTTACCTTCAACTGGAAAGTCCAAACATTCATCCTCAGAGAGAAAATCCACCTGGACAAGCCCAACATCCAGGTCCTGTTCTACATAGCCGGGAGGGACTGGGACGACTACAGCATTGTGGATAAACTGCCCTGCCTGCGCATGTTCGCCTTCCACGAAACGCAGGAAGTACGTGCAATCTGCAGGTTGCAAGGAGAGCTGGGAGCTTGCGTGGCCGAGCTGGAACCTCCTGCGTCATGGTTCGCTCCACCCAGCGTGGTTCCGGGCCGCCAGAAAAGCTCGGATCTTACAGAAGGAAACCAAGTGGCTCTGTATTACTCTCTAACGTCTGCACAGAACAGCCAGTGCCTCGGCAAGGATTCAGCATCCAGGAATCCAGGACAGCCGGGCCAGGAGGAATCGTTCGGATCTGCAGCGTCCACGCCAATGAGAAGAATCGGAAGTGTGAGGTTGTTTCGGACTCCGGCCGTTCCGGAATTAGCAGAACAGAGAATGGATGGAAATTTTGCAGTGCTCGTGCCGTCAGCACCGGTTCGGCCGAGAGAAAGTGTGTCGGCTTTTGTCGCTGCTGCTCCGTACTCACCTGTGGAAATGTTCACGCTCAG
- the LOC134318547 gene encoding transmembrane protein 132C-like isoform X3 — protein MVRRLWTVLVILGLLRVTESRIPESLQRYSFSPTYLPVQYQLINTESSFFLKEATQDFMRNSSFLSRTEPLFIQQARKPPSLRASYGALFVEQPVPLELLQPSGSMMASSTLFTFNWKVQTFILREKIHLDKPNIQVLFYIAGRDWDDYSIVDKLPCLRMFAFHETQEVRAICRLQGELGACVAELEPPASWFAPPSVVPGRQKSSDLTEGNQVALYYSLTSAQNSQCLGKDSASRNPGQPGQEESFGSAASTPMRRIGSVRLFRTPAVPELAEQRMDGNFAVLVPSAPVRPRESVSAFVAAAPYSPVEMFTLSLA, from the coding sequence TTACAGAGAGCCGAATCCCAGAGAGTCTCCAGCGTTACTCATTTTCACCCACGTACCTGCCTGTTCAATACCAGCTCATCAACACAGAGTCCTCATTCTTCCTTAAGGAGGCCACCCAGGACTTCATGCGCAACTCAAGCTTTCTCTCCCGTACCGAGCCGCTGTTTATCCAACAGGCGAGGAAACCCCCGAGCCTCCGAGCCAGCTACGGTGCGCTCTTTGTGGAGCAGCCCGTTCCTCTGGAGCTCCTTCAGCCTTCAGGCTCCATGATGGCCTCCTCAACGCTCTTTACCTTCAACTGGAAAGTCCAAACATTCATCCTCAGAGAGAAAATCCACCTGGACAAGCCCAACATCCAGGTCCTGTTCTACATAGCCGGGAGGGACTGGGACGACTACAGCATTGTGGATAAACTGCCCTGCCTGCGCATGTTCGCCTTCCACGAAACGCAGGAAGTACGTGCAATCTGCAGGTTGCAAGGAGAGCTGGGAGCTTGCGTGGCCGAGCTGGAACCTCCTGCGTCATGGTTCGCTCCACCCAGCGTGGTTCCGGGCCGCCAGAAAAGCTCGGATCTTACAGAAGGAAACCAAGTGGCTCTGTATTACTCTCTAACGTCTGCACAGAACAGCCAGTGCCTCGGCAAGGATTCAGCATCCAGGAATCCAGGACAGCCGGGCCAGGAGGAATCGTTCGGATCTGCAGCGTCCACGCCAATGAGAAGAATCGGAAGTGTGAGGTTGTTTCGGACTCCGGCCGTTCCGGAATTAGCAGAACAGAGAATGGATGGAAATTTTGCAGTGCTCGTGCCGTCAGCACCGGTTCGGCCGAGAGAAAGTGTGTCGGCTTTTGTCGCTGCTGCTCCGTACTCACCTGTGGAAATGTTCACGCTCAG